From Perca flavescens isolate YP-PL-M2 chromosome 19, PFLA_1.0, whole genome shotgun sequence:
ATACTTTGGGAGGTCCTCAGTCCGACACATGCTAATTTGTGACGCCAACGTAATTGATCTGGCCGCCATATTGGATTTCATCAAAAACACTAAAACGTTTTCACAGGTCAGAAAACTTCTCAGATTTTCACGAAACTTGGCAAAGATGATCTTCAGACCAAGCCGCACAAAAGTTATCCCATTACGTATTGATATTTAAAAGTGTTTGCCTGTCACAGCCATTCGAAATCGACGGCGAAGCCGCTAAGCAGGAAGTGAACTCACATCTCGGGGAGGCTTTCACGTATCAAAAACAATTTCGATACTTGGACTTGGGACCCCATCCTGAGAACGCATAATAAATTTGGAGTCTCTTGACCACTAGTTGGGTGCTATAATCACAGGACGTAGGCTCATATCTCACCAACGCTTTCATGTATCGAAAGCAAACTTTGTACATGGACTCAAGAGCCAATCCAGAGGAcgtaaaatataatttgttgACCTTTGACCACTATGGGGGCGCTATAATTACAGGAAGTGAGCTCATATCTCACCAACGTTTTAATGTATGAAGTCCAAACTTGGTACAGGGACATGGTAGCTGATTGTGAGGATGTGCAAGGAATGTGGTGTCATTTGGCCTCTAGGGGCACTGTAACAAAGTAAATGAGCTGATATCTCAACCATTCTTTATCCAATTGCCaattgatttctgaggactatgtttaacggctcctcagatctctgcagggtaaatccagacagctagctagactatctgtccaacctgagttttctgttgtgcgactaaaactacttttgaacgtacacatgttccaccaaaacaagttccttccgagcctatttaGCAGTGGCCCTGCGGCTTTTCTCCAGTGCTTAGTGCAGCCtgaagacgattgtgattggtttaaagaaatgccaataaaccagtgcACGTTTTCCTTCCATCCCCGAATGCAacgtggagtagccagactctgcttcagcgcactttggaggagggtctggcaaagcgagactactttTAGCCTAACTATATGTCTGTAAGTTAAGTTAACACAGGTAACGTCGGACATATCAGATCGTGCCTGTCGCAATACATCTGTGTTTAATTGCAGTTTGCAAACAGTGCACAACTAGGTTGTGAACCTAAAATGCTAGGCAACGTTTATGGATTCACcaatatataaaacatttacAACCCGAAAACAAATGTTATCTTTTATAGAAGAATTGAAATACTCAAAAGAAaaatttcaaagaaaaaaagaccaaacatttactggaaaaatgttcATATTGTCTGTTCAGTTTAAAACATACCATAGAGTAAAGCTTTCTTCTTTCATTCTCCTCAGATGTGCAGCGTTGAAAGAAAAAATTCACCTCCACCTCAAAGTTAGATCCCAAACACCATCATGCAATATAAAGGAAGTTGGCTTCTGTTCCTTGTTCCTCTTCTGTCTTTCCTGCTTCATTACAACCCCTTACtggctttttcactgaaaaactGCACGATTGACTACTCTGAAGACGCAAATAAGCTGTGGGTTAAATGTGAACAGCGCAGCCTCACCGCTATTCCCAACGACATACCCAGAAATGCATCATCACTGGATCTCAGctcaaacagcatttcaaagATCACCGGGACAGATTTTAAATATTTACCAAAGCTCACCTTTGCAGGTTtggaaattaatttgatttcGCACATTGATGATGGAGCTTTTTCAGATTTGGAAAAGTTAAAGGTCCTCTTCCTGTTCAACAATAATCTTACAAAAGTGACAGACAACATGTTTCAAGGACTGTCTGAACTAGTAATGCTATCTCTGATGAGTAACCGTATCAGTTATATCTCCCCTGTGGCCTTTCAGTCCCTGGTCAGCTTAAAGCAATTAGATCTGGGCTCTAATTACCTACAACAAATAGCAGATGTTGCTCCCATCTTTAAACTACCAACTTTAAATGAGTTGTGTCTTGGGAACAACAAGTTCACCTATTTTCAAACAGATGACCTGCCTTTAAACGTCTCAAACATAAAGACCCTGTTGCTGACTATGAACCCTCTGAGAAAGTTCAGTCTTACAAAAGACGTCTTTCCTCATTTGTGGTTTCTCGACTTGAGTAAGTGTAGTAGCGACATTGAATGGGACGTTTCAAACAAGACCTTTCTGAGAAACCTGACTAGTTTGGCTCTAGGTGGAACTTATATTAGCTTTGAGTCATACCGTGCGGTGCTGCAGACCACTGACTCGCTACAAGAACTTTTTCTGACGTCGATGAAGGCGAGGATAGATGAAGGTCTCATAGATGTCGCCTGCCAAATTTCTTCACTAAGAACTCTTGATTTAGGGTTTAATCACATTGTCAGCATAGACGACAACCTGCTGAAGTCTTGTTCTCAGATCACTGAGCTCAGTTTATTTTCCACCAATCTGTCCAAGATGTCAGAGCATTCACTCAGATCCATTTCACAGCTCAGGCATCTGGTTTTGGGCGGTAACCAACTGTCCAAAGTGCCCCTCGCAATCAGAGGACTCTCCACACTGGAAACCTTGGATCTGAGCTCCAACTACATCACTGAACTTGACTGCAACGCTTTCCTGAATTTGACAAGATTAACAACGCTTAATCTCAATCACAATCTcatttcaaaaattaaaggatgtgtttttcaaaacttGAATGATTTGAAAGAACTTAATATTggagaaaatgctgtttttactTTTGACAATACCTTCAAGGTTGGCTTGCAGAAACTAGAatctttgaatttacacaataatggGTTCTTACAGCTCATGCCAGAAGACTTTAGCAACCTGTCCTCCCTCCGTTCTTTGGATTTAGAAGCAGACACATGTTACATAGTGTATG
This genomic window contains:
- the LOC114546213 gene encoding toll-like receptor 13, giving the protein MQYKGSWLLFLVPLLSFLLHYNPLLAFSLKNCTIDYSEDANKLWVKCEQRSLTAIPNDIPRNASSLDLSSNSISKITGTDFKYLPKLTFAGLEINLISHIDDGAFSDLEKLKVLFLFNNNLTKVTDNMFQGLSELVMLSLMSNRISYISPVAFQSLVSLKQLDLGSNYLQQIADVAPIFKLPTLNELCLGNNKFTYFQTDDLPLNVSNIKTLLLTMNPLRKFSLTKDVFPHLWFLDLSKCSSDIEWDVSNKTFLRNLTSLALGGTYISFESYRAVLQTTDSLQELFLTSMKARIDEGLIDVACQISSLRTLDLGFNHIVSIDDNLLKSCSQITELSLFSTNLSKMSEHSLRSISQLRHLVLGGNQLSKVPLAIRGLSTLETLDLSSNYITELDCNAFLNLTRLTTLNLNHNLISKIKGCVFQNLNDLKELNIGENAVFTFDNTFKVGLQKLESLNLHNNGFLQLMPEDFSNLSSLRSLDLEADTCYIVYEGAFQGLNNLQTLSISLGNYRKEMFIGLAQLEYLTLHYSWKPGSSQQNDYSPFLNLPNLKKLILKDYNTFPVQDITQDLLKGLKSLEFLTSDNFFRMSLHPDTFKHTPRLKVLQIINSYLSHLTPELFWQIPNLQKLDLSNNKLRYLDFLGGANLLTLRWLKLNGNELSVINETALQCLPALTYLDLNNNPLTCECSNVGFNQWVQSNNQTQVVNGHQYTCAFPVSQQGNKFLDFDTSSCWIDAGFFCFIFSTCLILITLLASFFYHFLRWHLAYAYYLFLAFVYDKRRRGREGSSHHYDAFVSYNVYDEAWVYEEMLPVLEGEQGWRLCLHHRDFEPGKPIVENITDAIYGSRKTICVISRHYLQSEWCSREIQMASYRLFDEQDDVLILLFMEDIPARELSLYYRMRSLVKRRTYLSWPQAGQHTGVFWENIRRALRTPGSPTDNPIRGFFQNPA